One window of Rhodopirellula bahusiensis genomic DNA carries:
- a CDS encoding tetratricopeptide repeat protein: MGKKKRSDFRFDAALSFAGKDRPRAEAVARAMQSLGLRVFYDKDHHAHLWGKSRNEYEGIYGPDSAYVVPMISKHYAEREWTQWEFETAKREARTRKGDFLLPIRLDDSRQFGLTDDHNYLGADNFTPEEIAQALKAKLEAEFDQRAKRTHNKVKHPTVLSAPAREALAIIVASPIPMTDRHLRGFFPDIAWPEHLRHLKRLELITNDILIDCVKNVEKSFADELPDLESRWQDRLEELHDHIDCALFLSLIYFRQKRLEDAVLLVIDVAFATESDHWLPLCTTILDSLNSDPTLLRKLSPEVRLEFFRAFGHCLSASKRFDEARTQFDKLKSVAARLKDRECYNIALLNTGTNYHNQGDIEAAVDFYERARKHARKYELTMLESHAIGNLGQIEVERDPEAGIELLRESIELKKKCKDMVGIAVSTQVLAQAYAELEDFDSAFRKFDEAEVLAKEFQLVHLETVLLNNKANTLFAAGKRRESLRVFKKSARLAGAEGFDELRVRGTEGVSRVHYAMGKLAKALTYMEDLLKLAQDAEMFEYVMVAHHGLWACKTRLGDQDGGSQHFRSLTRLARKEKATHWLVRGLVDRSRPIDNGDFVAVDPKTFSELIRQEARRKNHAATAALWIELAQILAPEDIGGAVDALRKCIACCKGEPDAIDELLRAYEFLYTLSWDFNFEFDEAIRTLDVIAAVAKQHGNIEKELAAIDQKGVCLQDLDRNEEALPLHTLVAEEARKCKLNWLVVNSLHNLAESHRRLGDTTAAIRVFKKARKVAADSGDEFSEIQIEHGHALTLEKSGNFDEASKLYRLCRDRSRSVEWWNEYLRACEAIANLSWIRGRKKTAKKQYQKALAECDEYDEDERKPQIAFNLARLLRVLGDTAEAHRVLAKNIELVDDPFSVPDFHSTLASLCEETGRSDDARKHWQIAIQGAENVGDEDELAYCRSKYADFEQRHSIPKRSIRELDEMLKGNLSEEDRGIALLQLFKVLLRRKSEKRAEELFDSAQEHLENHGPTERLVDLYITLFDYNWDGDSDSRFNALQAYVGAFVAAVSEDDCAENLAKVLSHVSVKLTFRETSPSLQQLRSLAKRLENWLTQEFGEANDATSTLMDPLRKAEKLIPLNNDPVKFLEMTEELVAQFADD, from the coding sequence ATGGGAAAAAAGAAAAGATCTGACTTTCGATTTGATGCAGCGCTCTCGTTTGCCGGGAAAGATCGACCACGAGCGGAAGCGGTGGCGCGAGCGATGCAATCGCTCGGCCTACGTGTGTTCTACGACAAAGACCATCACGCGCACCTTTGGGGAAAAAGTCGGAACGAATATGAGGGCATTTACGGGCCAGACTCTGCTTACGTTGTGCCCATGATTTCAAAACACTACGCAGAGCGGGAATGGACGCAGTGGGAGTTTGAAACTGCAAAACGAGAGGCTAGAACGCGAAAGGGTGATTTCCTTCTTCCGATTCGTCTCGACGACTCTCGTCAGTTCGGGCTAACCGACGACCACAACTACTTGGGGGCAGACAACTTTACGCCCGAGGAAATTGCTCAAGCACTTAAGGCGAAACTTGAGGCCGAATTCGATCAAAGGGCAAAGCGCACTCACAACAAAGTCAAACACCCTACTGTCTTGTCTGCACCGGCGCGCGAGGCTCTTGCAATAATTGTTGCGTCTCCCATTCCTATGACGGACAGGCACCTTCGCGGATTCTTTCCGGACATTGCCTGGCCCGAGCATTTACGTCACCTCAAGCGCCTTGAGTTGATCACCAATGATATTCTCATCGATTGCGTGAAGAACGTTGAGAAGAGTTTCGCTGATGAGCTTCCCGACTTGGAATCTCGATGGCAGGACCGATTAGAAGAGTTACACGATCACATCGACTGTGCTCTGTTTTTATCTCTCATTTACTTTAGGCAAAAGCGCCTTGAGGATGCAGTGCTGTTGGTTATTGACGTCGCGTTTGCGACGGAGTCGGACCACTGGTTGCCTCTATGCACTACGATCTTGGATTCCTTGAACAGTGACCCTACATTGCTACGGAAACTGTCACCCGAAGTACGACTTGAGTTCTTTCGAGCATTCGGACATTGCCTGTCGGCGTCAAAACGGTTTGATGAAGCACGAACTCAATTTGACAAGCTTAAAAGCGTAGCGGCACGTTTGAAAGATCGAGAGTGCTACAATATTGCGTTACTGAATACTGGGACAAACTACCACAATCAGGGTGACATTGAGGCAGCGGTTGATTTCTACGAGCGAGCACGGAAACACGCCAGGAAATACGAACTGACAATGCTTGAGTCCCACGCAATCGGTAATTTGGGACAAATTGAAGTTGAACGCGATCCTGAGGCTGGCATTGAGTTGCTGCGTGAATCAATTGAATTGAAGAAGAAGTGCAAGGACATGGTAGGCATCGCAGTCTCGACACAGGTCTTGGCTCAGGCCTACGCGGAGCTGGAAGACTTTGATTCGGCGTTCCGGAAATTTGACGAAGCCGAGGTGTTGGCAAAGGAGTTTCAACTCGTCCATTTAGAAACAGTACTACTGAACAATAAGGCAAACACACTCTTCGCGGCGGGTAAAAGAAGAGAGTCGCTTCGTGTATTCAAAAAGTCCGCAAGGCTGGCAGGCGCTGAAGGATTTGATGAGCTACGAGTTCGTGGAACAGAAGGTGTTTCCCGCGTCCACTACGCAATGGGAAAATTGGCTAAGGCACTGACTTACATGGAAGATCTGTTGAAGTTGGCGCAGGATGCTGAGATGTTTGAGTACGTGATGGTAGCTCATCACGGTTTGTGGGCGTGTAAGACGCGACTTGGTGATCAAGATGGTGGCTCGCAACATTTCCGATCCTTGACAAGGCTGGCACGAAAGGAGAAAGCAACTCATTGGTTGGTCCGGGGGCTGGTAGACAGAAGTCGCCCCATCGACAACGGCGATTTTGTTGCTGTAGATCCAAAGACGTTTAGTGAACTGATTCGACAGGAGGCTCGCCGAAAGAACCATGCAGCCACAGCTGCACTTTGGATTGAGCTTGCTCAGATATTGGCACCAGAAGATATTGGCGGTGCCGTTGATGCGCTTCGCAAGTGCATTGCATGTTGCAAGGGAGAGCCAGATGCGATTGATGAATTACTCAGAGCGTACGAGTTTCTTTACACGTTGTCTTGGGATTTCAATTTCGAGTTCGATGAGGCCATTCGCACATTGGACGTGATTGCTGCGGTCGCGAAACAACACGGCAATATCGAAAAGGAGCTGGCAGCAATCGATCAGAAGGGCGTTTGCCTACAGGATCTCGACCGAAACGAGGAGGCGTTGCCACTTCACACGCTCGTTGCAGAAGAGGCACGCAAGTGCAAGCTGAATTGGCTGGTCGTCAACTCTCTCCACAATCTGGCAGAAAGTCATCGCCGCCTCGGCGATACAACAGCTGCAATCAGAGTGTTCAAGAAGGCACGCAAAGTTGCTGCTGATTCGGGGGACGAATTCTCGGAAATTCAGATTGAACACGGGCACGCGTTGACGCTCGAAAAATCTGGCAATTTCGATGAAGCATCCAAGCTATACAGATTGTGCCGTGATCGATCGCGGTCGGTGGAGTGGTGGAATGAGTACCTTCGGGCTTGCGAGGCTATTGCAAATCTGTCGTGGATACGTGGCAGAAAGAAAACAGCCAAGAAGCAGTATCAAAAGGCACTTGCGGAATGTGACGAATACGACGAGGACGAACGGAAACCCCAGATAGCGTTCAACCTCGCCCGTTTGCTTCGTGTACTCGGCGATACGGCCGAAGCGCATCGAGTTCTCGCCAAGAATATTGAGCTGGTAGATGATCCGTTTTCGGTGCCGGACTTTCACTCTACACTCGCCTCTCTATGCGAGGAGACTGGCAGATCGGATGATGCACGAAAACATTGGCAAATTGCTATTCAAGGAGCTGAAAATGTCGGTGACGAAGATGAGCTCGCGTACTGCCGCTCAAAATATGCCGACTTCGAGCAGCGACACAGTATTCCCAAGAGGTCGATTCGTGAACTTGACGAAATGCTGAAAGGAAATCTTTCCGAAGAAGATCGAGGCATCGCCCTTCTGCAACTGTTCAAGGTGCTGCTACGTCGAAAGTCGGAGAAGCGAGCAGAGGAATTATTCGATTCTGCCCAAGAACATTTGGAGAACCACGGCCCAACCGAGCGACTCGTTGATCTTTACATAACGTTGTTTGACTACAACTGGGACGGGGATTCAGATTCACGGTTTAACGCTCTACAAGCTTACGTGGGGGCTTTTGTCGCAGCCGTCTCTGAAGACGATTGTGCGGAGAACCTCGCCAAGGTGCTCTCACATGTTTCTGTTAAATTGACATTTCGAGAGACGTCCCCGTCGCTGCAGCAACTTCGGTCATTGGCGAAGCGACTTGAAAATTGGTTGACGCAGGAATTCGGAGAGGCTAACGACGCAACTTCAACGCTGATGGACCCGCTGCGTAAGGCTGAAAAGCTAATCCCTCTCAACAATGATCCAGTGAAATTCCTCGAGATGACTGAGGAACTGGTCGCTCAGTTTGCGGATGACTAG